The sequence ATTTTGATCATGTCaccaaaatgacaaaaaaatcatTGTTTATTGAGAATATAGCAGGGAGAGGCTGGACCGTGCATCAGATGGATGTACACAATACCTTCTTGCATCGACATCTTCGAGAAGAGGTCTATATGAGGCTTCCACAAGGTTTTCAACACTCAGATCCGAACAAAGTATGTAGATTCCATAAGGCTATATAAGGTTATGGCATGCACCTAGGTGCTGGTTCGTTAAGCTCACGGATGCACTTCAACGTTTTGGTTTCCAGCATATTACTTGTTGTTTGTCTTCTCAAAAGAAAATGTATGATTTTCTCATGTGGGAATGCCATGAATGTTTTGACCACATTTACAGAGCACTTGGGGAGATGCTTTCATATGAAAGACTTAGAAAAACCAAAATACTTCTTAGGTATACATGTTCGATGTAGAGAGGAAGATTGCATGCTTACGCAACGTAAGTATACATTGGATATTATTTCAGATGTTGGTTTACTTGGTTCGAAGCAGGTTGTGACTCCTATGGAATTGCATGACAAGTTGGCATTAGATTTGAGTCCGTTTTTACATGATATTGTGAAATACAGGAGGTTGGTTGTTCGCTTGATTTACTTGTCAATTATGCAAAGGATAAATCTTATTTGGTGCATATCTAATCACAATTTATGTAAATACCACGAGATGTGAAGTGAAAAACTGCTTTAAGGGCTGTAAGGTATCTGAAAGGAACGGCTGGACAGGGTATGATGTTGGGATCTCAAGTTGATATGAGCTTATCAGTCTCCTGTGACGCAAACTGGCCAGCATGTCCTACTACTAGAAGGTCGTTGAGTGTGTATGTGGCACTTGTTGGTGATTCGCCGGTTTCCTAGAAGACCAAGAAGCATAGAGTTGTATCTCACTCGTCAACGGAGTCTGAATACAGGTCCATGGCACAAACAGTAAGAGAGATAATGTGGCTTCGAAGACTGTTACTTAACTTGGGAGCTCCACAACAAAACTGGTTGAGTTGTTCTTTGATAGTAAGTATGCGATACACATAGCTGCTAATCTGGTGTTCCATGAATGGACCAAGCACATAGAATCTTATTGTCATCAAGTGCGGAAAGTGATTCAAGAAAGATTGCTGGAAACTGTTCATGTTCGAACAAATGAGCAATTGGTGGATGTCTTGACAAAGGCGCTTGGGAAAGTGCAATTTGAAACTTTATTGTTCAAGTTGTGAGTAAGAAACTTCTATATTCCCAACTTGAGGGAAAATATTGGAGATAATGATGTGAATATTTAGAGATATGTATAAGGTTACGAGATATTGATGTAATTAGTTGGTAAGGTTATCCTAACCAAGAAGTCAGTTAAGGCTTATGTTTAAATACTCTGTATTATGATGAATAAAGTTTGTAATTCTACAAATTTACATCCTACAATAAGATCAAAAGTAATTTAAGAAGTaagaacataaaataatttaagaagTAAGAACATAAAAAGTAAATCTACTGTACATTTTTAATCCCCTTCCAAAATTTGACTTCAAACGTCCGTTGACCTTCTTTCTTGTATCCGAACCCAAAATAAGAAACATGGTTGCATGGCAAAAACCTAAAAATAGACTAGAGGAAGCAAAACACCTCTTAAATATAGAATAATCCAAAATACCTTTTAAAGCTCTTTAAATATCCAGAATCCGTTTTGATTGTTCTTGTTAATACTTacgaaaagagagaaaataagaaaaacatctcaaaaaaagatgaaaatggTCGAAAGGATCTTTCTCCTTTTCCTCTCCATCGTCGTCACGGTTGTCATCGCCGGAAAAGCTCCACCACCAACATTCACCGAGACTGGCAAAGCCTTGGCAGAAAAACTATGCGAAAAATCTGAAGACAAAGCGTTTTGCGTTTCGAGCCTAACCTCGCGTCACGAAGCAGAAACCGCAACCGCACCAAAACTAGGCGTGATTGCGTTAAGTGTTGCGTCTACAAACGCTTCAGACACGTCTCTCTACATCAAATCGAAATTAAAACAGAAGAACCTCGAGCCCGCGTTGGAAGACACGTTAGATGATTGTTCTAAGAATTACTTAGACGCAGTCGCACAGCTAGATGATTCACTCGCCGCTTTGCTGGCAAATGCGTACATCGATGTTGATATTTGGCTTAATACGGCGATTAGCGACGGAGAGGCTTGTGAAGACGCTTTGAGTGAACGTGCTGGTAATGACGCTGAGCTTGCTCGTAGGAACACTAACTTCTTGAAGCTTTGCAAGGACGCTCTTCTCATCAACACTATTTTAACTCCATAAGTTTATTGTTACGACTAATTAATTACTTTGTATTTGTTTGTCgtaattttctataaattgcttttagaaaaaaaaatctataaattggTCCAATATGTGGAGGTAAGCTAATGATATGTGATATACttgttttggaaattttttgaaTGAGCATACTGGAGTATATATAGTACATACAATAGATATGCATTTTCCCATATAATATAACTTTCTCTATTAATAATAGAAATCCCAATTAATGTtaaatattgtgttttttttcattataaaaatgagcttaattttaaaaagttttcaaattGTAAAATGATGTGTATATCTATCATTTTGTGTCTTTTCTTTATAATGTCAAAAGCTATGTTTTTCATTATAAACTATTGTGTTTCttaactataaaaaatattaattagttttaaaagtttTCAGATTATGAAATAATGTGTGATTCTATAATGTATATAGGATATGAAATTAGTTTGACATAATTATATGtctttttaatatgtaactatTGGAAAAGATTGTGAAAATGTTATGATGTGTCttttcatcattaaaatgttatctttcatccaaaaatatgtttttaatgttaaaatttcattaattttaaaagaCTGAACAGAAAATATTCATGTTAAAATTACAATGAATTTTAAAAGactgaaaatatttaagaatactCTCATCATCTTAAGATTAATaatgcatattttattttttttataaaatatattaattttaaagagtcatttcttttcattataaaagttatatcaGTTTTAAAGATGTTCTCATATTGTAAATGTACTATCTAAAAATAAGTAACTCaactaaaaaaattgtgattatTCATATAGATCTTTGAAAACTATAAATAGTCATAAGTATCACATTGtaatatttcataatttattaaaatggtgaagaagaaaaatTGTGTGCAGTTACGCTTATAAATGTTTACGAGTTCAAATGAAACATTGTTAGCAAAGGGTAGTAGGTAggataatttgtattttttatagcaaaaattcctaaataaaataataaagttgttcttaattttttttctactaGATGAAAAAGTGTGTGTTTTTCTTCTTACGTTGCATGGACACATGGTccatgttatatattttttggtgtAAGTCCATGTTATATATACTCAAACACTCTGATTAGAAATAAAGTTTAAGACAAGAGTCACAAGACATATTAGTAAATATGTCAATATATCTGTTAAACGTTGTTACCTATGATAATTTAAGTGCATCGTTGATTTTTCTGGTTGATTCTCTTAAGCGCAACCATCCAGATTTCTATTCAAGAGTTTCCTTTCCACATTCTCTAGCTTTGTTTCTAAGAAATACTGTTGGGTTTCTGTTCTTTTGCCGATATATGTTTTCCAATCCACAAAGCAACTTCGTGATTTCTAAAAATTGATGAGAGTATTCTAAGGTTGTCTTAACATCATAAAAGTTGCATAgctttttaagaaattatattttaattcatttttatatttattttgaatacattttaaaataatttttaaaatactaaaataatctGATAGTACTTTTTTGGGtgatttcattatttttataatattatatatttactaaattaaatatattagtaattGCATCTTTTAGGTCTAAAACTTTTTTGTTGGTTAAACCCAAAATTTCacttaaacataaaatagttcATGCCAAAAACTATTTATCATACATAATATACTTTTTAGCAGGTGATAATTTAAGTAAAACAGAGAACGAAGTGTCGAGGTATGTATACAAGGCCAGGCCTCAATAAAGGCACATAAAGCATGTACCTGGGGgcgtatagatatatatatttaaagggTCAATAATAACATAAGCATGTACCTGGGGgcgtatagatatatatatttaaagggTCAATAATAACATAAACTTTACAGTAGTTCTACTGGTTAGAGTGCTTGTATGCGCACAAGAGGTGCAGAGTTCGAATTACTATACTGCATTTTTAGccattttttctgatttttaaagataatgggccaaaaaaattatatttgcttCTGGGTTAAAATTTCTCATGCCCGGCCCTGTATGTATACATTCAAGCACTAATTCTTACCAAAAGAGACCTAaccattaaatatatatgaataatattaatttaaaaatgtttagagATGTGTTTTTTATCTTAAAGTTGCATTTGCTCTGAAGCGGttgtcaaaatatttaaagGTGTGTCCTTTCATTCTAAAAGTTACATAAATTTTAAGGAGTTATATTTTGTCTAAggatttttatgtttattcttAAAAttgcagagatttttaagaGGTTGTAAAGATGTCTAAAGATGTATCTATTCTTtctaaaagttatatatattttaattagttatttctacattttgtatttattttatatacattttaaagAATCTTAAAATTTCTTACAAATATTCAGGTAATCCGGTTTGATGGgtaatttaactatttttataatgttatatatttacaaaattaaatactcctttatgtttttcgaattatactttatGGTTTATAATATCATGTTTTCATgcacgtttttttttctgatttggttttgtttattCAGGTTTCAGATAAAATGCTTGGACATGTTTAGACAATTAAACAAAGGAAAAATATTTTTCGATATGAACATTTTGGTTTATGCATGAAATTGATATATCTACTATTTATTAATTGAATCTCTGATTACACTAAATAGGGAAGGATTGTTGGATATTTAATTGAATTTCTGAAATCACTTATGAACTACTACAATTATAGGGATAATTAATTGCACTGTTGGTGATTGCATCTTCTGAACCATTGAAATCTTTGGTCATGAAACATTGTAGTTGTTcataattttagattttcaCTACAGGAAATGTGGGTATTAATAGCGTCAGACTATAACGTTTATAACAATTCTGTTATTATATACCAACACTTGCTTTCTTAATAGCGTTTGTCAATTTAAAACACTATATTTGTTAtcacgagaaaaaaaaaattagccaCGTTAATTTGCTAAGTGTAGGCGTCttaacattcttttttttttaacatcagCGCCTTAACATTCTAGATCCAAAATTAAGTGCTACTGTAAATGTAAACTATCTCTAATTTTAGTCAAAATActtaataatacaaaatattttagtttttattttttttattctttttctttcttttatgtttCTTCTCCATGCAAAGAAATCAGAGCAGTCTCAGATTCAGTCCGCTTGACTTCCTCAAATTCTCAGATTCATCTCTAGTCACCCTCGATTGAAGCTTCATCACCACACTCTTTTTGACACCGTCGCTTATTAGATGTCCCACATCGGACACATACGTGATCCGCCATCACTATATTAATGA is a genomic window of Brassica napus cultivar Da-Ae chromosome A2, Da-Ae, whole genome shotgun sequence containing:
- the LOC106423264 gene encoding putative pectinesterase/pectinesterase inhibitor 26 gives rise to the protein MKMVERIFLLFLSIVVTVVIAGKAPPPTFTETGKALAEKLCEKSEDKAFCVSSLTSRHEAETATAPKLGVIALSVASTNASDTSLYIKSKLKQKNLEPALEDTLDDCSKNYLDAVAQLDDSLAALLANAYIDVDIWLNTAISDGEACEDALSERAGNDAELARRNTNFLKLCKDALLINTILTP